In Candidatus Amarolinea dominans, the sequence TTCAGTACCCTTCAAATCGGGTCGTTGATCGAAGCCACCCCTTGTTTCCAGTCCGAGAGTAGTAAAATGACCTTTTGGCTCTCCAAAATGCGTCCTGGCCCTTCCTGGGCGGCATCTTTGGCCTGCCAATGCCCCCCTTATCTTGCCACATCCTGTTGGTTTGCGCAAATCGTCCGCTGCCTTGTTTCCAGGGGGTATTTGCGCAACGCACACCCCACCCCAACGGCCGCCCCAGGCCCTCAAATATCGTTGCAGAAACGCCTGAACTCGCAGTCCACGCACTTGCCGCGCTCCTTCACCGCCGCCGGCATGCGTTCAGTCACAACAATTTCACGCATTTGCGCCAACGCCTCTCTCACACGGCGCTTCTGCCCCGCATCAATCTTCACCACCTCTGCCCGCCGCAGCGGTATGGGGTAGATATACCCCTGCTCTGCCCGCTTGTGCAGACACTCCTCCACCAACACCGCATACGCCGCCAACTGCAAGCGAATGTTCGGCCCTGTCTCTGTCGCCAGCTTGTAGTCCACCGGCCAGGCCACATCCTCTTGTCCATCTGGCGCCACCAGCAGCAGATCTATCATGCCGCTCAAGCCCAGCGCTTCGCTGTACAGGCGCTTGTTGAACTCTCGCTCCGCAGTTTGCACGCCGTAGGCCTGCAACGAACGTCGGTGTTCGCGCGTCTCCTCCTCCTCATGCGCCTCCTGCCCCGCCTCCATCTTGTCGGTCGTTGGCCGGATGCGCGGCAAACACACTTCGTAATACAGCACGCGGGCACAGTACACATACTGCTTGATATCCGTCACGGTAAACATGACAACCTCCTCGCAGCCGCAAGGCCATCCGTTGACCAGGCAACCTCCGGCTCACGCGCCGGCCAAACCATACCGCCTGACCCGTTTCCCCTGTCATCAAATCTCCTCGTCATCACGGTCCGCCTCCTCAGCATGCTCCCCGTGTTTCCCTGGGCCACCACTGCCGGCCTTCTCCGCCACCAGAACCTCGATCCGCCGCGCCCAGTCTTCAGCGCAGATCGTAAAGAGCTGCACGCTCGCCGGTTTTCTGCCCACTCGCCGCCGAATCTTCATCATCAACGCCTCCTGATGATTGCGACTCAGATTGCCGCTGAACGCGCTGAACTGAATGCGATCCAACCCATAGTCCAGGCACGCCGCGGCCACCGTCGTGCGCACCTTGTCATCGCTGATGTCATAGATCACTATCGTCATCATGCTCAGGCTCCCAGAACTTACAACCCATGCCCCATGCCTAAAACCGGGCCACGTAAGGCTCGAATTCGACGCGGTCGCCACGCAGAAAAGTGGCCAGTTCCCGCGCCTGCATCTGGATGATCTGGCGCAGGCCAAACTGTTTGTCATGGTACTCTGTGGGTCGCTCCAACCGATCCAAACCCGCTCGGCCAGCCCCTCCGGCTCGCCTCCGCCAACAGCCCCTTGTCGTCGCGTTCGATCTCCCCTCCCTTGTTCAGAAAGTTCAACAGCGCCCGATCTACCACCGGTTGCCGAAACGGTTCCACCAGGTCGAAGACCAGGCTCGGCTTCCCTGGCCGATCCGCATGCACGAAGCCCGCATACGGATCCAGCCCGGCCAACACGATCGCCCGCTCCACCTGCCCATAGAGAATGCCGTAGCCATAGTTCAACGCACTGTTGACCGGATCCAGCGCGCCGCGCCCCGTGCGTCCGGGCCATTCCAGATTCTTGGGCAGCAGCGCCGCAAAGCCACGCCAATAGTGCTGCGCCCCCTGCCCCTCCACCGCCAACAGCGACTCGCGCAGCGTCTCGATGTGGGCCGCTTCCGGCAAAACACGCAACGCCTCATCAGCCTTGACCAGCACCTCCGTCATCGCGTCACGCAGGATCGCATACACCTCCGGCGCCGACTCCTGCCGATACTTGGCCGCATAACGCAACAGCCCGGCTTGATTTTGCAGCTTGGCCCGCGCCACTGCGCGCGCCAGGTCAACGCGATTTTTTCGTCATACGCCTTGAGCTGCGCACGCCGCGTCCGCACCGTGCCCGTCAGCCCGGCCGAGTAGACCGCGGCATACGCCCGTCCCCGGCTGTCCACAAAGTGAATCGGAATGCCCTCCTCACAACAGGCCGCCAGCACATCGCTCGACACGCTCACGCCGTTGCTTGCCACCACAATCGTCTGCAGATGCAACAGTGGCGCCTCCGCCACGATCTTATCCTTCACCGTCACCACCACGCGCCCCTGCTTCTTCCCCACAAAGGCGCCATACTCCTCCACCACCAAATTCTCGATAATCGGCATCGCTCCCCTCCCTTCTCCCTTCTCCCTTCTCCCTTCTCCCCTCCGCATTCAGCATTCAGCACTCAGCACTTTGTACTTTGCACTCAGCACTTTGCACTTATGCCACCTCATACCACCCATTCCCCTTCACCGTATTCTTCCCCACCTGCGTCATCTGGCCCCACAGCAGCCACGGCAGCAACTGCTCCCAATGCTCGCTGGTGTAGGTGGCCCGCCCCGTGAAGCCGCCGATGGGTGTGGCATAGTGCTTCTGGCGTGATGGGCTGTGCAGGTCCACCCACTGCGTCTGATCGCCCACCAACCGTACCTCATCGGCCAGCGGCAGCAGGCGTTCCACCGCCACCGGCAGCGTCTCCCCATCCGCGTACCAGTGCGTCAACTGTCGCAACCGCCCCAGTGCGCGTTCGAACAGGGTGATGAAAACCGGTGAATGAGCTAGCATCTCCCCATCCACCAGGCGGGTGGGTGTCAGAAAATTGACATTCACTCGATTACCCTGCCCACGCACCTGTGCAGCCAGCCGCGCCGCGGCAGCTTCCACATCGCCCTGGGTCACCGCCAACTCCGGTGCGTCCACCCGCTTCGATCCTTCGGCCACCAGCAGTTGGCGCATCTCTGTGTATGGATTGAGC encodes:
- the cas6 gene encoding CRISPR system precrRNA processing endoribonuclease RAMP protein Cas6, with protein sequence MLTLHCLEFEMEATTRLGLYEHSGTALRAALYATLSRHFCPAPPGTRASLDPNHQTYCPACWLLAREEPESTRGKDVPRALALRPPVRTPTDLQPGARWRFGLTLFGSQAASLFPYLVVATALMGETGVGRPVQNGQRGRALLRRVWALNPYTEMRQLLVAEGSKRVDAPELAVTQGDVEAAAARLAAQVRGQGNRVNVNFLTPTRLVDGEMLAHSPVFITLFERALGRLRQLTHWYADGETLPVAVERLLPLADEVRLVGDQTQWVDLHSPSRQKHYATPIGGFTGRATYTSEHWEQLLPWLLWGQMTQVGKNTVKGNGWYEVA
- the cas4 gene encoding CRISPR-associated protein Cas4 translates to MFTVTDIKQYVYCARVLYYEVCLPRIRPTTDKMEAGQEAHEEEETREHRRSLQAYGVQTAEREFNKRLYSEALGLSGMIDLLLVAPDGQEDVAWPVDYKLATETGPNIRLQLAAYAVLVEECLHKRAEQGYIYPIPLRRAEVVKIDAGQKRRVREALAQMREIVVTERMPAAVKERGKCVDCEFRRFCNDI
- the cas2 gene encoding CRISPR-associated endonuclease Cas2, giving the protein MMTIVIYDISDDKVRTTVAAACLDYGLDRIQFSAFSGNLSRNHQEALMMKIRRRVGRKPASVQLFTICAEDWARRIEVLVAEKAGSGGPGKHGEHAEEADRDDEEI